tgcttcagagttcaagttacacgcacatctcaacatcaactgttcagaagagactgcgtgaatcaggccttcatggtcgaattgctgccaataatccactactaaagaaaaccaataataagaagagacttgcttgggccaagaaacactagcaatggacaatagacctgtggaaaatctgttctttggtccaaatatgagatttttggttccaactgctgtgtctttgtgagacacagagtaggtgaacggatgatctccaggtgaacggatgatctgtgtggttcccaccgtgaagcatggaggaggaggtgtgggggtgtgggggtgctttgctggtgacactgtcagtgatttatttataattcaaggcacacttaaccagcatggccaccacagcattctgcagcgatacaccatcccatctggtttgcgattggtgggagtatcatttgtttttcaacaggacaatgacccaacacacctccaggctgtgtaagcgctatttgaccaagaaggaaagtgatggagtgctgcatcagatgacctggcttccacaatcacccgacctcaacccaattgagatggtttgggatgagttggaccgcagagtgaaggaaaagcagccaacgagtgcttagcatatgtggggactccttcaagactgttggaaaagcattccagaagAAGCTGGCTGAGaaaatgcaaagagtgtgcaaagctgtcatcacggcaaagggtggctactttgaagaatctttaatctttagtttaacacttttttggttacaacatgattccatatgtggtatttcatagttttgatgtcttcactattattctacaatgtagaaaatagtaaaaacaaagaaaaatccttgaatgagtaggtgtgtccaaacttttgactggtactgtatatatatatatatatatatatattataaccacACATCAAAGTGGATAATAAACCACTGAACCACAACATGACAGTGTTCAACAACTGCATCCATTCACCCGAACTTGTTCTTATTACTGAACTAACACAAACCACTTACAAAAGGAGAAACATGAAAATAGATTTTTCATTATGTTATGCAATGCGGGTGTCTGTGTTTGATGTTTCACCAAAGAATATGAGCATTATTTGTGTTAGGGATTGGCCAATTATCTAGTCAGTACACAGTGTAATCAGAGCCTCAAGATGACAAAGTCAATTGGAGAGAGGTAGGTCTTGTGTTCCGTCTCTCCCCTTTTTTTTGCACCCTTTTGTCAATACACAATTATCCTCTCTGTTGCCTTTCCCTGTGATAGCGGAGGCCCTAAAATAGCTTTCTGAGGACTTATTTTCTAATTGCAGCAATCCGGAGTCATTTGAAGCATTGATCAAACATTAGAGGCTTTATATGTTACAGTGCGTGGGCACGGTAGTgtggaacaggagagagagagacagagaaggttaCAGGTTGCCTCAGTACTAGGTGTTTTCAAATCGGTTTTGAGCAATTGTAGAGGGTGGTGCACTATTGGCTTGTTTTTCTTGTTGTCTTCCTATAATGTGTGTTAGCTGATGATAGGCTAGTGCCACAGGATTCCATGTAGTGATGACTGAGTGGACTGTGGCTGTAGTTGGTTGGTGGCCATGTTGTTTGTAATTTGCCACTTTGGAGGGATGTAGGAAGCGTATTGCATCATGTGTTGATTGTTGCTCACGGCTGATGGCTGAACCACCTGCAGTAAATATGTTATAAGTATACCATGGCTCTCTGAAAAGCCCTCAACGGTCAATTtgagttgaaacaataacaaagcgttctCACCACaactgtttcggtaaaaagctgagggatggggctggagaaattaaACCACTCTCAAATCCATAGACAAGatctgaccatccatgatattaaaatgatagttttaaccatgttttgaggctataaagtgtttgtttacatttcctttgtttacaaacattggagtaaaacaagcttatattttgggttctgatgggctaTGACAGCTGAACTAAGCTCATAAATTgtgttcttcaagaatcaatgggtacatacagTATCATTAATTCATTATGATATTGAATTTATGACAAAAgtgtatgtagcaactgcagatttcccctttaagagAGAGTGTAGATGTTCaatctggggcctgttgcacaaaagtagaattaagacatccaggataaatgactcagctgagctcaatgaagccaaaacatgtgcgtccaggcttaattggttgcacaaagaccaagccaggatgagcagacacggattcattaagccaggtgaaaccaatcctggataggtgcgcgctcacggctcactcaaatagaccccgccacagatcacagattaactgatttaccatggcaactagagccgcgtacttttccccgtcggaagcacaaatcctcatggaggcataggaggaggtaaaatatataattaagaagaaaggcaacaccgccacagtgataaagcaaagagaaaaagcgtggcaaagtattgcagaccgcctgaatgcgtaagtagtgcacaattacacactcaccgctccgctgaaacatcacaattacaattcaaatatttaattcacatctccaaaaatgcagttgtactgtaattatgaaacggttaaatttttaattgaaatgcactgcagatatgagtgaaattgtgtaaagtaactccatcacactgtataaagctatgatacattttttgatatttttactgaaaacaagacaaaaataccaagtaattttttgcagtgtgactccattaaatgtgtgtgtgtgtgtgtgtgtgtgtgtgtgtgtgtgtgtgtgtgtgtgtgtgtagattaaacatgaacgggccaaaacggacatggcagcaggtcaaaatcaaatacaagaacattctgcagaatggtatggtccctgactaatatttaacaaagcacaagcatatattgtacccagaaggtgcctgctcacacattgtctgtactgttttagcagtgaaaaagaatacccacagacaaggcacgggtggtgggtcaccaaaggctgaccttaccccagcagaggacatggccttggagctaaataaaggcaggcccgtcttagaggggatccctggggggaaagagacgagcataggttcctcccaagatgccacccgcttcattcaaggtatgtccttccatctctacatgggatacaaccacattcatattgaatcaatttggactgtctgactttggtttacctattgccttgcagtgtctggcagcactgtgttcctgttagagccaccagcacaagcaccagacgatgctgatccagtgagtactccatcaaaggcatactgtaggcctggcatgtcttgtctactagcttcaatatgaatccgattaaatgtgatagggtgaaggccccagtgcagcagcaacagcacatgatggagacgatgatgaggaggagaccatctctctggattccagaaggcatgaggtatcatgttaagactgtgaaagtactatttactctacaatggtgaggagtcctcatcaaaatcaaaaaatctaatttcttttacaggacccagatgctatacagtgggaaaaccagcctggcaacatagtgcgtattaataaaaggacaccacatcctgccaaattccagctgcgctaattgtattgtgttcacagagctcacaagctatcagaaagttgtatggcaaccacctccggcgccaaatagaactggcagacatagacattcagtacaagaagaaaaagatggaaaatcttgcactggagtccgaaataaaaaagaggacaattaggaaactggaccttgaaataaaaaaacttgagagggaggtgagatatgccttcaatgtacactgtatgctaactgtaacacaaatgtattaatcattatttttctttcctcccccagctccaagaagatgacacagctcaaaataaaaattaggtatattctcgtaaagtcaagtgagccatgacatatgagctcttattgtgagcacacaggacggtggcatctttctaaggttttttttattttcccagcaatcagtacaaccaagtcatcgttataaggcatcgccctcttttgcccacccccccagcaccaggtgtggccactagcctatatgaaggcccaaaattgtgtgttcctttctgctctgacaatggcatgcccattcgtgcgagatgtggtggatgaagaagcacttgtgctgaggagagccttcaggcgagaaagggtcttcagggaccggttggacccactggccttccctgatgaccatctatatgaaagatacaggttttctgcagatggcatcaggtatctatgcagactactgggtcccaggattaagcaccgcactgcacggagccatgcactgagtgtggagcaaatggtttgtgtggccttgcgcttttttgctagtggagccttcctgtactcagtgggggatgcagaacagctgaacaaggccacgatttgccgcacaataaggagtgtgtgtctggctatcaaagcattagcagatgtcttcatctccttccctggccacagaagactctgtgacatcaaagaggagttctataggattgcaggtaagaggatctacaaattacaggacaactgttaacacatagtaggatactcattactttgtgtgacaggtttccccaatgtcattggtgcagtggactgcacacacataaggataaaagccccctcaggtgcccatgaggccgattttgtgaataggaaatcctttcacagcattaatgttcaggtgaacataactttttgatattgtccattgacgaacactctgcattgccagtgatgtgcattgattggtgtaatattcctcatcttatgatttcagatggtctgcaatgctgactgtgtgatcagcaatgttgtggcaaaatggcctggctcagtccatgactccagaatctttcgggcctctgaaatctatcagtgcctatcacaaggtaagccacacaacccctatttataaccatcatggctgtgtcaagaatatcactgtgtttatgaggtagtaatgatgagattttgtgttgacaggtgaattctctggtgtgttgctgggagacagggggtatggctgccagccttttctcctgacacctttcacagacccccaggaagcacagcaggcctacaaccatgcccatgccaggaccagggccagagttgaaatgacctttggcctcctgaaggcacgctttcactgccttcacaaattaagggtcagccctgttagggcatgtgatattactgtggcttgtgctgtcctccacaatgtggcctgcctgaggaaggagagggcccccagagtgccaccagccatggactgggacaatccgtcaatcttccctgatgacgacagtggtcggctgctgagggaccaatatgtgttgaattattttagttagtatgtgtgctttcaattttggttaaatatgtcctgcggtggcagaggaatttggttttttttgggttcgttttttgacgaatttggcctcttatgatgtttgtgcggtatactgtgtgtaatacaaggctgcagggaggctactgcatccattcatttgtctgttcagttgatgtgtatggatttgtcctgcatttattttagtgtgcagacatgcagggtgtgttatatacagacctttgaatgtgtatgtatcattttgtataatatgcttggattctgtgctttccatcttgtagagtcactgtgacttcagtttcgaaaggagctgatggtttacctgctttgttttgtccttattcaataaaggaacataatgttacacattgtgtttttatattcatatggaatgtgtatttgtttatatgacagagtactagggccacactgaagaaaaaggataaagtcataaatttatgaggctggttctttctgcagaaaagctacatattgtttttacagttttgatacttatgacaatgtgatacttaatattctggcacatcagcatgtctttgtttatgaaaccatactgaagtacaatttcacgaaatgccccacatctgtcattttaacaactgtcctcctttaaaacaactggttacaatattatgacttgtgtttttttcccctctgtggccctaatattctatcattttatatatagccttatagtctatgggaaactgtaaattatctaatgatagcaacatcatctaaaaatcattttttatccaaaatcattgaaattaatgatcacaaacgtttaaataataacagtgggtctagttatatgtgataacaatgtatagtgagcagtgaaata
This region of Salvelinus alpinus chromosome 8, SLU_Salpinus.1, whole genome shotgun sequence genomic DNA includes:
- the LOC139582708 gene encoding putative nuclease HARBI1, coding for MSSSPSLATEDSVTSKRSSIGLQMVCNADCVISNVVAKWPGSVHDSRIFRASEIYQCLSQGEFSGVLLGDRGYGCQPFLLTPFTDPQEAQQAYNHAHARTRARVEMTFGLLKARFHCLHKLRVSPVRACDITVACAVLHNVACLRKERAPRVPPAMDWDNPSIFPDDDSGRLLRDQYVLNYFS